Proteins from a genomic interval of Homo sapiens chromosome 6 genomic scaffold, GRCh38.p14 alternate locus group ALT_REF_LOCI_2 HSCHR6_MHC_COX_CTG1:
- the TRIM10 gene encoding tripartite motif-containing protein 10 isoform 2 (isoform 2 is encoded by transcript variant 2), whose product MASAASVTSLADEVNCPICQGTLREPVTIDCGHNFCRACLTRYCEIPGPDLEESPTCPLCKEPFRPGSFRPNWQLANVVENIERLQLVSTLGLGEEDVCQEHGEKIYFFCEDDEMQLCVVCREAGEHATHTMRFLEDAAAPYREQIHKCLKCLRKEREEIQEIQSRENKRMQVLLTQVSTKRQQVISEFAHLRKFLEEQQSILLAQLESQDGDILRQRDEFDLLVAGEICRFSALIEELEEKNERPARELLTDIRSTLIRCETRKCRKPVAVSPELGQRIRDFPQQALPLQREMKMFLEKLCFELDYEPAHISLDPQTSHPKLLLSEDHQRAQFSYKWQNSPDNPQRFDRATCVLAHTGITGGRHTWVWMARVPGDSGCCQFCSPPSVLGTEVAA is encoded by the exons ATGGCCTCTGCTGCCTCTGTGACCAGCCTGGCAGATGAAGTCAACTGCCCCATCTGTCAGGGTACCCTGAGGGAGCCGGTCACTATCGACTGCGGCCACAACTTCTGCCGGGCCTGCCTTACCCGCTACTGTGAGATACCAGGCCCAGACCTGGAGGAGTCCCCTACTTGCCCACTCTGCAAAGAACCCTTCCGTCCTGGGAGCTTCCGGCCCAACTGGCAGCTGGCTAACGTGGTGGAGAACATTGAGCGCCTCCAGCTGGTGTCCACACTGGGTTTGGGAGAGGAGGATGTCTGCCAAGAGCACGGAGAGAAGATCTACTTCTTCTGTGAGGATGATGAGATGCAGTTGTGCGTGGTGTGCCGGGAGGCTGGGGAGCACGCTACCCACACCATGCGCTTCCTGGAGGATGCAGCGGCTCCCTATAGG GAACAAATCCATAAGTGTCTTAAATGtctaagaaaagagagagaggagattcAAGAAATCCagtcaagagaaaataaaaggatgcaAGTCCTCCTG ACTCAGGTGTCCACCAAGAGACAACAGGTGATTTCTGAGTTCGCACACCTGAGGAAGTTTCTAGAGGAACAGCAGAGCATCCTCTTAGCACAATTGGAGAGCCAGGATGGGGACATCTTGAGGCAACGGGATGAATTTGATTTGCTGGTTGCTGGGGAGATCTGCCGGTTTAGTGCTCTTATTGAAGAACtggaggagaagaatgagaggcCAGCAAGGGAGCTCCTGACG GACATCAGAAGCACTCTAATAAG ATGTGAAACCAGAAAGTGCCGGAAACCGGTGGCTGTGTCGCCAGAGCTGGGCCAGAGGATTCGGGACTTTCCCCAGCAGGCCCTCCCGCTGCAGAGGGAGATGAAGATGTTTCTGG aaaaactaTGCTTTGAGTTGGACTATGAGCCAG CTCACATTTCTCTAGACCCTCAGACTTCCCACCCCAAGCTCCTCTTGTCCGAGGACCACCAGCGAGCTCAGTTCTCCTACAAATGGCAGAACTCACCAGACAACCCCCAGCGTTTTGACCGGGCCACCTGTGTTCTGGCCCACACTGGCATCACAGGGGGGAGACACACGTGGGTG TGGATGGCCAGGGTACCTGGGGACTCAGGCTGCTGCCAGTTCTGCTCACCACCATCCGTGCTTGGCACAGAAGTAGCTGCATAG
- the TRIM10 gene encoding tripartite motif-containing protein 10 isoform 1 (isoform 1 is encoded by transcript variant 1): MASAASVTSLADEVNCPICQGTLREPVTIDCGHNFCRACLTRYCEIPGPDLEESPTCPLCKEPFRPGSFRPNWQLANVVENIERLQLVSTLGLGEEDVCQEHGEKIYFFCEDDEMQLCVVCREAGEHATHTMRFLEDAAAPYREQIHKCLKCLRKEREEIQEIQSRENKRMQVLLTQVSTKRQQVISEFAHLRKFLEEQQSILLAQLESQDGDILRQRDEFDLLVAGEICRFSALIEELEEKNERPARELLTDIRSTLIRCETRKCRKPVAVSPELGQRIRDFPQQALPLQREMKMFLEKLCFELDYEPAHISLDPQTSHPKLLLSEDHQRAQFSYKWQNSPDNPQRFDRATCVLAHTGITGGRHTWVVSIDLAHGGSCTVGVVSEDVQRKGELRLRPEEGVWAVRLAWGFVSALGSFPTRLTLKEQPRQVRVSLDYEVGWVTFTNAVTREPIYTFTASFTRKVIPFFGLWGRGSSFSLSS, from the exons ATGGCCTCTGCTGCCTCTGTGACCAGCCTGGCAGATGAAGTCAACTGCCCCATCTGTCAGGGTACCCTGAGGGAGCCGGTCACTATCGACTGCGGCCACAACTTCTGCCGGGCCTGCCTTACCCGCTACTGTGAGATACCAGGCCCAGACCTGGAGGAGTCCCCTACTTGCCCACTCTGCAAAGAACCCTTCCGTCCTGGGAGCTTCCGGCCCAACTGGCAGCTGGCTAACGTGGTGGAGAACATTGAGCGCCTCCAGCTGGTGTCCACACTGGGTTTGGGAGAGGAGGATGTCTGCCAAGAGCACGGAGAGAAGATCTACTTCTTCTGTGAGGATGATGAGATGCAGTTGTGCGTGGTGTGCCGGGAGGCTGGGGAGCACGCTACCCACACCATGCGCTTCCTGGAGGATGCAGCGGCTCCCTATAGG GAACAAATCCATAAGTGTCTTAAATGtctaagaaaagagagagaggagattcAAGAAATCCagtcaagagaaaataaaaggatgcaAGTCCTCCTG ACTCAGGTGTCCACCAAGAGACAACAGGTGATTTCTGAGTTCGCACACCTGAGGAAGTTTCTAGAGGAACAGCAGAGCATCCTCTTAGCACAATTGGAGAGCCAGGATGGGGACATCTTGAGGCAACGGGATGAATTTGATTTGCTGGTTGCTGGGGAGATCTGCCGGTTTAGTGCTCTTATTGAAGAACtggaggagaagaatgagaggcCAGCAAGGGAGCTCCTGACG GACATCAGAAGCACTCTAATAAG ATGTGAAACCAGAAAGTGCCGGAAACCGGTGGCTGTGTCGCCAGAGCTGGGCCAGAGGATTCGGGACTTTCCCCAGCAGGCCCTCCCGCTGCAGAGGGAGATGAAGATGTTTCTGG aaaaactaTGCTTTGAGTTGGACTATGAGCCAG CTCACATTTCTCTAGACCCTCAGACTTCCCACCCCAAGCTCCTCTTGTCCGAGGACCACCAGCGAGCTCAGTTCTCCTACAAATGGCAGAACTCACCAGACAACCCCCAGCGTTTTGACCGGGCCACCTGTGTTCTGGCCCACACTGGCATCACAGGGGGGAGACACACGTGGGTGGTGAGTATAGACCTGGCCCATGGGGGCAGCTGCACCGTGGGCGTGGTGAGCGAGGATGTGCAGCGGAAGGGGGAGCTTCGGCTGCGGCCAGAGGAGGGGGTGTGGGCTGTGAGGCTGGCTTGGGGCTTCGTCTCGGCTCTGGGCTCCTTCCCCACACGGCTGACCCTGAAGGAGCAGCCCCGGCAGGTGAGGGTGTCTCTTGACTATGAGGTGGGCTGGGTGACCTTCACCAACGCTGTCACCCGAGAGCCCATCTACACCTTCACTGCCTCCTTCACTAGGAAGGTCATTCCCTTCTTTGGGCTCTGGGGCCGAGGGTCCAGTTTCTCCCTGAGCTCCTGA